The following are encoded together in the Kwoniella europaea PYCC6329 chromosome 1, complete sequence genome:
- a CDS encoding WD repeat-containing protein JIP5, with protein sequence MPDIKLRNQPFDLAFHPNESVIFSSLLTGEVKAWRYDDEDGSTSSSWSVRPSKRTARALVVEESGKHIWMGGKSGTLFQLTTEMGTIVREQEKAHDVPINRVFCVNENLIASGDDDGIIKLWDPRKPDVIREYNQHFDYISDFTYFDDKRQLVSTSGDGHLSVIDIRSNKAQPLTVSADQEDELLSIVQIKGGQKAIVGSGLGILSIWNRKLGWGDSVDRIPGHPASIDAIVALTPDIIATGSEDGMIRVLQVLPHKFLGVIASHEEYPIERIKLDRNSRWLGSVSHDECLKLTDVSDLFEDSDGEDEEMEVEQEKQKKKKKKGKGGLGELGRGGAEQENADFFADL encoded by the exons ATGCCAGATATCAAACTCAGAAACCAG CCTTTCGACCTCGCATTCCATCCTAATGAATCGGTAATCTTCTCTTCGCTCTTAACGGGAGAAGTCAAAGCGTGGAGGTacgacgacgaagatggatcgacatcttcttcatggTCTGTCAGACCTTCCAAGAGGACTGCGAGGGCTTTGGTTGTCGAGGAAAGTGGGAAACATATCTGGATGGGAGGAAAGAGTGGGACCTTGTT TCAATTGACAACTGAAATGGGTACGATAGTGAGAGAACAGGAGAAAGCCCATGA TGTACCGATAAATCGTGTGTTCTGCGTAAACGAAAATCTGATAGCatcaggtgatgatgatgggataaTCAAACTTTGGGATCCAAGGAAACCAGATGTGATTAGAGAGTATAATCAGCATTTCGATTATATCTCAGATTTCACTTATTTCGATGATAAACGACAGCTTGTGTCAACTTC TGGAGATGGACATTTATCAGTAATTGATATCCGATCGAACAAAGCGCAGCCGTTGACCGTATCAGCagatcaggaagatgaactgTTATCGATCGTACAGATAAAAGGAGGTCAGAAAGCTATAGTCGGAAGTGGTTTGGGTATATTGTCGATATGGAATAGGAAATTAGGTTGGGGTGATT CGGTTGACCGTATACCGGGTCATCCAGCTTCGATCGATGCCATCGTTGCTCTCACTCCTGATATAATAGCCACGGGTTCAGAAGACGGTATGATCAGGGTATTGCAGGTATTACCCCATAAATTCT TGGGCGTGATAGCGTCTCATGAGGAATACCCAATCGAACGAATCAAGTTGGATCGAAATTCAAGATGGTTGGGAAGTGTCAGTCATGATGAATGTCTGAAATTGACGGACGTATCAGATTTATTCGAAGATtcagatggtgaag acgaagagatggaagttgaacaggaaaaacaaaagaagaagaaaaagaagggtaaaggtggtttgggCGAGTTGGGTAGGGGCGGTGCAGAACAGGAGAATGCGGATTTCTTTGCTGATTTGTAA